A single Trichocoleus sp. FACHB-46 DNA region contains:
- the cobS gene encoding adenosylcobinamide-GDP ribazoletransferase, with product MRIGSRVAAAIAFYTCLPVPPTWALEFQGVARLAPYIGLLIGGLLGALDLGLQAIAMPVLTRSALIVVTWTAVTGGLHLDGAMDTADGLAVLDPERRLEVMADSRSGAFGVMAAIALVLLKTAALNDLEGDRWLALMAAAGWGRWGQLVAIARYPYLKPTGKGAFHKQAIRSLWEAVPSLFLLFSLSGLQVLLNPAHWPVALGMATGGIAIAWLTGTWFNHKLGGHTGDTYGATVEWTEAGLLCLLAGL from the coding sequence ATGAGAATTGGTTCTAGAGTCGCAGCGGCGATCGCCTTCTATACCTGTTTACCTGTTCCTCCGACTTGGGCGTTGGAGTTTCAGGGTGTAGCTCGTCTCGCGCCTTACATAGGGTTGCTAATCGGAGGGCTGTTGGGCGCGTTGGATCTGGGGCTACAGGCGATCGCGATGCCCGTTTTGACTCGCAGTGCCTTGATTGTAGTGACTTGGACGGCTGTGACAGGGGGCTTGCATTTAGATGGAGCAATGGACACCGCCGACGGCTTGGCAGTTTTAGACCCAGAACGTCGGCTGGAGGTAATGGCGGATAGTCGCTCTGGAGCTTTTGGGGTAATGGCGGCGATCGCGCTCGTCTTGCTCAAAACCGCAGCTTTGAATGACTTAGAAGGGGATCGATGGCTGGCTTTAATGGCGGCGGCAGGTTGGGGCCGTTGGGGACAACTCGTGGCGATCGCCCGTTACCCTTACCTCAAACCCACGGGGAAAGGAGCCTTTCACAAGCAAGCCATTCGTTCGCTCTGGGAGGCAGTGCCTAGCTTATTTTTGTTGTTCAGCCTGAGTGGGCTACAAGTCTTGCTCAATCCAGCTCACTGGCCTGTTGCTTTGGGGATGGCTACGGGAGGCATTGCGATCGCTTGGCTAACTGGCACATGGTTCAACCACAAGCTCGGCGGTCATACGGGTGATACGTACGGAGCCACCGTGGAGTGGACCGAAGCTGGTTTACTATGCTTACTTGCTGGACTCTAA